In Paenibacillus sp. J23TS9, a single genomic region encodes these proteins:
- a CDS encoding exodeoxyribonuclease III, whose product MKLVSWNVNGLRACVNKGFNDYFKEMDADIFCVQETKLQDGQICLDYGEEYAQYWNYAQKKGYSGTAVFTRLKPLSVYYGMEENEEAEGRLVTLEFDHFYLVNVYTPNARRDLSRLELRMEWEERFRSYVTQLDAKKPVIICGDLNVAHQEIDLKNWKSNVGNSGFTHEERGKMTELLGAGFVDSFRHFYPERNDAFSWWSFMPKVRERNVGWRIDYFLVSQRLVPALTDARIDSQTMGSDHCPVILELDEAKLV is encoded by the coding sequence ATGAAATTGGTATCTTGGAATGTGAACGGCCTTAGAGCCTGTGTAAATAAAGGATTTAACGATTATTTCAAAGAAATGGATGCAGATATATTTTGCGTGCAGGAGACGAAGCTTCAAGATGGGCAAATTTGCCTGGATTATGGCGAGGAATATGCCCAGTATTGGAACTATGCACAGAAAAAAGGATATTCCGGTACAGCGGTCTTTACCAGATTGAAGCCTCTATCGGTCTACTATGGAATGGAAGAAAATGAGGAAGCGGAAGGCCGTCTGGTCACACTGGAATTTGATCACTTTTATCTGGTGAATGTCTATACTCCCAATGCCAGAAGAGATCTGTCGCGGCTGGAACTCAGAATGGAATGGGAAGAACGCTTCCGCAGCTATGTCACGCAGCTGGATGCCAAGAAGCCGGTGATTATTTGCGGTGATCTGAACGTGGCCCATCAGGAAATTGACCTGAAGAATTGGAAGTCTAACGTGGGTAACTCCGGTTTCACCCATGAGGAGCGCGGTAAAATGACGGAGCTTCTGGGTGCGGGATTTGTGGACTCATTCAGACATTTCTATCCGGAGCGGAATGATGCATTTAGCTGGTGGTCGTTTATGCCGAAGGTAAGAGAACGGAATGTCGGATGGCGTATCGATTATTTTCTTGTTTCGCAGCGGCTCGTGCCTGCACTAACCGATGCCCGGATTGACTCGCAGACGATGGGCAGTGACCATTGTCCGGTAATTTTGGAGCTGGATGAAGCAAAGCTGGTTTAA
- a CDS encoding MFS transporter has protein sequence MRSSVTVKSFNFLFFALLSMFIPFLPLYFSEQGLNETQIGMIIGIGGFITLIAQPLWGMISDRTRTIRKVLIILVICTTVTGYLLYSTSNYALNIVFVMLTYFFLMPIDPLTESLNFRVAESAGISYGSLRTFGALGYAVMSLLAGYLMTNYGAHSLGYTFAGLGIISLIVTFLMPDAPVSGKPVTMNSLKNFLRNKETLLFLVLVFISSVPARMNDTYLGLYIKDLGGKPDLLGLAWFLAAGSEILVFSLSFWWLRKNKELAIISIAGAFYFIRFFISAWITDPNWMAYIQLLQILTFPVFYTAAIQYLYSIVPVEWRATGQTVLALLFFGVSGILASFAGGALYQAFGGKTMYLTISVMSFIGMLFGFVLYRVYGRKKSGEAA, from the coding sequence ATGAGATCTTCTGTAACCGTAAAATCTTTTAATTTTCTTTTCTTTGCGCTTCTCTCGATGTTCATTCCGTTCCTGCCTCTATATTTCAGCGAACAGGGTCTGAACGAGACGCAAATCGGCATGATCATCGGGATCGGCGGTTTTATAACCCTGATTGCCCAACCACTATGGGGTATGATCAGTGACCGGACGCGGACGATCCGCAAAGTACTCATCATCCTTGTAATATGTACTACCGTTACCGGTTATTTGTTGTACAGCACAAGCAACTATGCCTTGAATATCGTATTTGTCATGCTGACGTATTTCTTCCTGATGCCAATCGATCCGTTGACGGAAAGCCTGAACTTCCGCGTAGCGGAATCCGCCGGGATCAGCTACGGCTCACTTCGGACATTCGGTGCTTTGGGTTATGCGGTCATGTCTCTGCTCGCAGGGTATCTGATGACAAATTATGGTGCGCACAGTCTGGGATACACCTTTGCCGGACTTGGCATTATCAGCCTAATTGTGACTTTTTTGATGCCTGACGCACCGGTCTCGGGCAAACCGGTAACCATGAACAGCCTCAAGAACTTCCTGCGCAACAAAGAAACGCTGCTGTTTCTCGTTCTGGTCTTTATCAGTTCCGTTCCTGCGAGAATGAACGATACGTATCTGGGCTTGTACATTAAAGATTTGGGAGGCAAGCCGGATCTCCTGGGATTGGCATGGTTTCTGGCAGCGGGAAGCGAGATTCTGGTCTTTTCCTTAAGCTTCTGGTGGCTTCGCAAAAATAAGGAGCTCGCGATCATTTCCATTGCCGGCGCGTTCTATTTTATCCGCTTCTTCATTTCCGCGTGGATAACCGATCCGAACTGGATGGCATATATACAGCTTCTGCAGATTTTGACGTTCCCGGTGTTCTACACAGCCGCGATCCAGTATCTGTACAGCATCGTTCCCGTGGAATGGAGAGCCACTGGACAAACCGTACTCGCATTGCTGTTCTTCGGTGTTTCCGGTATTTTGGCTTCCTTCGCCGGGGGTGCTCTGTACCAAGCCTTTGGGGGTAAAACGATGTATCTGACCATTTCCGTTATGTCGTTTATCGGAATGCTCTTCGGATTTGTCTTATATCGCGTGTATGGAAGAAAGAAGTCGGGGGAGGCCGCTTAA
- a CDS encoding GNAT family N-acetyltransferase, with protein sequence MDLFQEILELDAAYLETFSTRIQRSWGSLYFNEQQANYYDANHAHISEASEHPQQIIDEVVSFYKSRGIVPRFYIYNLELQQELIRVLTDNLFQQEELISPVQLWNRQLSDMSLGTGNTIETVTQANVQDALDIECGIKEFGGREVVEKTFMTQFNHPSFTHYLLRHDGIPASTACLMRHHNQARIESVATREAYRGKGLVGELIRFIQKEAMEHGHQKLWVFPINESVEKIYQKYGFQTIDRLRTVHAFTSGRSIREIHGNESK encoded by the coding sequence ATGGATTTATTCCAAGAGATCTTGGAGCTAGACGCTGCTTATCTCGAAACTTTTTCGACCCGCATTCAAAGATCATGGGGATCCCTGTACTTCAATGAACAGCAGGCCAATTATTATGATGCAAATCATGCCCATATTAGTGAAGCAAGCGAACATCCGCAGCAGATCATCGATGAGGTCGTTTCCTTTTATAAATCCCGAGGGATTGTACCCAGATTCTATATTTACAACCTGGAGCTGCAGCAGGAGCTTATCCGCGTGCTCACCGACAACCTTTTTCAGCAGGAGGAACTGATCAGTCCCGTGCAGCTATGGAACAGGCAGTTGTCCGACATGTCACTGGGTACGGGAAATACCATAGAGACTGTGACACAAGCGAATGTTCAGGATGCACTGGATATCGAATGCGGCATCAAGGAGTTCGGCGGCAGAGAAGTCGTCGAAAAGACGTTTATGACGCAGTTTAATCATCCCTCCTTCACCCATTATCTGCTGAGGCATGATGGAATTCCCGCTTCAACGGCATGCTTGATGAGACATCACAATCAGGCCAGAATAGAAAGCGTGGCAACACGGGAAGCATATCGCGGAAAGGGTTTGGTTGGTGAACTCATCCGATTTATCCAGAAAGAAGCTATGGAACATGGACACCAGAAACTGTGGGTCTTTCCGATCAATGAATCCGTAGAAAAGATCTATCAAAAATACGGTTTTCAGACCATAGACCGGCTGAGAACTGTACATGCTTTTACCAGTGGCAGAAGTATCCGTGAAATTCACGGGAATGAATCTAAGTAA
- a CDS encoding antibiotic biosynthesis monooxygenase, giving the protein MFIQLRKIVVVTGNADQVVARFSKESPLNSMEGLIDKTVMVSKISREEEEVVVMIRWESRDAWKNWEKSDAHLQGHRDKKGQEPPAYIISTKVSMYEVQSVTQGKAFSN; this is encoded by the coding sequence ATGTTTATTCAGCTCCGAAAAATAGTGGTCGTGACAGGAAACGCCGATCAGGTGGTAGCAAGATTTAGCAAGGAGAGTCCCTTGAACAGTATGGAAGGATTAATCGATAAAACGGTTATGGTCTCCAAAATCAGCAGGGAAGAAGAGGAAGTTGTCGTTATGATCCGCTGGGAATCACGTGATGCCTGGAAGAACTGGGAGAAGAGCGACGCGCATTTGCAGGGACATCGTGATAAAAAAGGGCAAGAGCCTCCAGCATATATAATCAGCACGAAGGTAAGTATGTATGAAGTCCAAAGCGTTACTCAAGGGAAAGCTTTTTCAAATTAA
- the fabV gene encoding enoyl-ACP reductase FabV — translation MIIKPRTRGFICTTSHPAGCAAQVQEQIDYVQSKPEIQGPKNVLVIGASTGYGLAARITAAFGAHANTVGVYRPSSGSEKRTASAGWYNSAAFELAAQEAGLKSFSVTGDAFSKETKEKTIKLIKEELGKVDLVIYSVASARKTDAETGEVYNSVLKPIGNSYTNKTVNFHTGEVTEITLEPATEKEIHDTVAVMGGDDWEDWIQALRGAEVLSENVTTISYSYIGSEITQAIYREGSIGRAKDHLEATALKMNELLRSTGGRAYVVVSKGLVTQSSSAIPVVPLYISSLYKIMKEKGIHEGCIEQTYRLFTERLYTDGETPVDESGRIRIDDWELRDDVQAEVVKLWDSVTSDNIYELTDLEGYRREFFQLFGFETEGVDYEADLNPDVKVLNSI, via the coding sequence ATGATTATTAAACCGAGAACACGCGGATTCATCTGCACCACCTCGCATCCTGCAGGATGCGCCGCACAGGTTCAGGAACAAATTGACTATGTGCAGTCCAAGCCTGAGATTCAGGGTCCGAAAAACGTGCTGGTTATCGGCGCCTCCACAGGATATGGGCTTGCAGCAAGAATAACTGCGGCTTTCGGAGCGCATGCCAACACCGTTGGCGTCTATCGCCCAAGCAGCGGCTCTGAAAAACGCACAGCATCAGCTGGTTGGTACAATTCTGCGGCGTTTGAACTCGCTGCTCAGGAAGCCGGTCTTAAATCCTTCAGCGTAACAGGTGACGCATTCTCCAAGGAAACAAAGGAAAAAACCATCAAACTGATTAAGGAAGAACTCGGCAAAGTAGATCTGGTCATCTATAGCGTAGCTTCTGCCCGCAAAACCGATGCCGAAACTGGCGAAGTGTATAACTCTGTCCTCAAGCCTATTGGGAATTCATACACGAACAAGACGGTCAATTTTCATACAGGCGAGGTAACCGAGATCACGCTGGAGCCAGCTACAGAAAAAGAAATCCATGACACGGTTGCCGTTATGGGCGGAGATGACTGGGAAGACTGGATCCAAGCACTGCGCGGTGCAGAGGTTCTCTCGGAAAATGTTACGACCATCTCTTATTCTTACATAGGATCTGAAATCACCCAAGCGATATACCGTGAAGGATCTATTGGCCGGGCAAAGGACCATCTTGAAGCAACCGCTCTGAAAATGAACGAGCTTTTAAGATCTACCGGCGGACGGGCTTATGTTGTCGTAAGCAAAGGATTAGTGACGCAATCCAGCTCTGCCATACCGGTCGTGCCCCTTTACATTTCTTCCCTCTATAAAATCATGAAGGAAAAAGGCATTCACGAAGGCTGCATCGAGCAAACCTACCGTTTGTTCACTGAACGTCTGTATACTGACGGAGAAACGCCTGTAGACGAGTCTGGACGAATCCGCATTGATGATTGGGAGCTCCGTGATGATGTGCAGGCTGAAGTGGTTAAGCTATGGGACAGCGTTACCTCAGACAATATCTATGAACTGACGGATCTTGAAGGATACCGGCGCGAGTTCTTCCAGCTCTTCGGTTTTGAGACCGAGGGTGTGGATTACGAAGCGGATCTGAATCCGGATGTAAAGGTTCTTAACTCCATTTAA
- the aspA gene encoding aspartate ammonia-lyase, whose product MRLEKDFLGTKEVPAEAYYGIQTMRAAENFPITGQRIHPELIRAMAMVKKGAAIANMEIKRLLPSKGDAIVQAADEIINGKWLDQFIVDPIQGGAGTSINMNTNEVIANRALELIGKEKGSYADISPNNHVNMAQSTNDSFPSAVHLATLTMIEKLLATMIDLRQAFQDKAEEFDSVIKMGRTHLQDAVPIRLGQEFQAYARVLDRDIQRLRATKNNLLHINMGATAVGTGLNADIRYIEHVAEVLAELSGFPIKPADHLVDATQNTDAYTEVSAALKICMMNMSKVANDIRLMASGPRAGLGELTLPSRQPGSSIMPGKVNPVMCEVINQIAFQVIGNDNTICLASEAGQLELNVMEPVLVYNLLQSLEIMNNGFRVFREHCIVGIQANVERCREYVENSVGIITALNPHLGYEVVSRIAREAITTGKPVRELCLLYNVLTEEELNLILDPYQMTNPGIAGEELLNKE is encoded by the coding sequence ATGAGATTAGAAAAAGACTTTCTCGGCACCAAAGAAGTACCCGCAGAAGCTTACTACGGAATTCAAACGATGCGTGCAGCGGAAAATTTCCCGATTACCGGTCAAAGGATTCATCCAGAATTGATCCGGGCCATGGCCATGGTTAAAAAGGGTGCCGCCATCGCTAATATGGAGATTAAACGGCTGCTCCCCTCCAAAGGCGATGCGATCGTGCAAGCCGCCGATGAGATCATCAATGGCAAATGGCTGGATCAATTCATTGTCGATCCGATCCAAGGCGGTGCAGGCACGTCTATTAATATGAACACCAATGAAGTAATTGCGAACCGTGCCCTTGAGCTGATTGGCAAAGAAAAAGGCAGTTACGCCGATATCAGCCCGAATAATCATGTCAATATGGCACAATCGACGAATGATTCTTTCCCGTCGGCGGTTCACCTGGCTACACTAACGATGATCGAAAAGCTGCTCGCAACCATGATCGACCTGCGTCAAGCTTTCCAAGATAAAGCCGAAGAATTCGATTCTGTGATTAAAATGGGACGTACTCATCTTCAGGATGCCGTTCCCATCCGTTTGGGGCAAGAATTTCAAGCGTATGCGCGTGTACTGGATCGAGATATTCAGCGTCTTCGTGCGACCAAAAACAACCTGCTTCACATTAATATGGGGGCCACAGCTGTCGGAACAGGACTTAATGCAGACATCCGGTATATCGAGCATGTAGCTGAAGTCCTGGCTGAACTTAGCGGCTTCCCAATCAAGCCGGCAGATCATCTTGTGGACGCGACGCAAAATACGGACGCCTATACCGAAGTATCCGCCGCACTGAAAATTTGCATGATGAATATGTCCAAGGTGGCAAACGATATCCGTCTTATGGCATCAGGTCCGAGAGCAGGACTTGGCGAGCTGACGCTGCCTTCAAGACAACCTGGCTCTTCGATTATGCCGGGTAAAGTCAATCCGGTAATGTGCGAGGTTATTAACCAGATCGCGTTCCAGGTCATCGGAAATGACAACACGATCTGCCTGGCTTCTGAGGCGGGACAGCTGGAGCTGAATGTCATGGAGCCTGTGCTCGTGTATAACTTGCTGCAATCCCTGGAGATTATGAATAACGGATTCCGTGTATTCCGCGAGCATTGCATAGTGGGCATTCAGGCTAATGTAGAACGCTGCCGGGAATACGTTGAGAACAGTGTCGGCATCATTACTGCGCTTAATCCGCATCTGGGTTACGAAGTCGTTTCACGCATTGCCCGTGAAGCCATTACTACCGGCAAACCCGTGCGCGAGTTATGCCTTCTGTACAATGTATTGACCGAAGAAGAACTTAACCTCATCCTTGATCCTTATCAAATGACTAACCCGGGTATCGCCGGAGAAGAGCTCCTGAATAAGGAATAA
- a CDS encoding endospore germination permease codes for MQNITKVSKPQICMLLMLMNGLTSHVVINPMVLDASGRDAWISVIFTTVLLVPWTLMLALFMKRSGQKKLQPWLAERTNPVISWILVAPMLLHLYLIGGITLYHTSSWTISNYLPATPKVVLIGTLALVCFYMAKLGIKSIAIGAGILLPVVVILGFFVSVANSSEKNYSMLTPLLEHGIVPPIHGMLYVGGGFVEILVILMMQHRIESKVKPWQLVVYGLIISFITLGPIVGGITEFGPEEAAKQMESPYEQWRLVKIGEYIEHVDFLSVYQWLAGASVRISLSQFLLVEMLPFKNRVMANRFILAVTFSYILIAMFPISQNAYYQTMYNYYFPITVFTSLFLSLIWLGVSFLPQKNKEGAA; via the coding sequence ATGCAAAATATAACCAAGGTCAGCAAACCCCAGATTTGCATGCTTCTTATGCTGATGAACGGTCTGACCAGCCATGTTGTCATAAATCCCATGGTACTGGATGCCTCAGGGAGAGATGCCTGGATCTCAGTTATATTCACTACGGTCCTCCTTGTTCCATGGACCTTGATGCTTGCCCTATTCATGAAAAGAAGCGGACAAAAAAAACTCCAGCCATGGTTAGCGGAACGTACAAATCCGGTGATTTCCTGGATATTAGTTGCCCCGATGCTTCTTCATCTCTACCTGATCGGAGGCATCACGCTGTACCATACCTCTAGCTGGACGATTAGCAACTATCTTCCGGCGACTCCCAAGGTTGTTTTAATCGGAACACTGGCGCTTGTATGCTTTTATATGGCGAAGCTTGGCATTAAATCGATCGCCATCGGGGCAGGAATTTTACTACCGGTTGTTGTCATTTTAGGTTTTTTTGTCAGTGTAGCCAATTCGTCGGAGAAAAATTACAGTATGCTGACACCATTGTTAGAGCATGGCATCGTCCCTCCGATTCATGGGATGCTGTACGTCGGTGGAGGTTTTGTTGAGATTCTCGTTATATTGATGATGCAGCACCGGATCGAATCAAAAGTAAAACCATGGCAGCTTGTCGTCTATGGCTTGATTATTTCCTTTATTACCCTGGGCCCGATCGTTGGTGGAATCACAGAATTCGGTCCTGAGGAAGCTGCGAAGCAAATGGAATCTCCTTATGAACAATGGAGACTCGTCAAAATCGGAGAATACATAGAGCATGTTGATTTTCTCTCTGTATATCAGTGGCTTGCAGGTGCTTCTGTACGAATCAGTCTGTCCCAATTTTTGCTCGTCGAGATGCTTCCCTTCAAAAACAGGGTCATGGCGAATCGCTTTATTCTCGCGGTCACGTTCAGTTATATTCTGATTGCCATGTTTCCTATAAGTCAGAATGCATACTATCAAACGATGTACAATTATTATTTTCCCATTACGGTGTTTACAAGCTTATTCCTTTCTTTGATATGGCTCGGCGTCTCATTTTTACCCCAAAAAAATAAGGAGGGGGCCGCATGA
- a CDS encoding spore germination protein codes for MTSTGSNSNHDIWTLQKIKTVFSKSSDVIIRNYRMEQNSVSSDVVLAYASGLADSNQISLVVLPELEKLYQQTGYRIRQNNELYGRLPLVLLEEPVSSQALEDTVFQGGLVLFFPHTNELYSMDISNVPKRAPEESTVEISIKGPKDGFTEDYVTNVALIRKRIRSNSLCCEESIMGRRTRTKVGLMYFDDMISPKVLEEVRKRLSKIDIDGLYTINQLEELLSDSKYSLFPLLDFTGRPDYVITCLLSGRFVIVIDGNPMVLIGPGSLALLMKSPEDVHFNYIYVSFVRLIRGLSLILSILLPSFWVALAAFHQDQIPFRLMATISTARLGLPLSGQMELFLLLLLLEIFREAGVRLPSSIGQTLTVIGGLIIGDAAIRAGLVSPSSVVVGAITAVMGATLVNQTLSAVVSVIRFGLFFVSSILGMYGMILGLILLLAYMARLRTFGIPYLAPISPIMPKDVLKSILRAPWKLMRNKPTFLDTVDSDHQGENPT; via the coding sequence ATGACCTCAACCGGATCGAATTCCAATCATGATATATGGACATTACAAAAAATAAAAACCGTGTTTTCCAAAAGCTCAGATGTAATCATCCGGAATTACCGGATGGAACAAAATTCAGTCTCTTCGGATGTAGTACTGGCCTATGCAAGTGGGCTAGCTGATTCTAACCAGATTAGCCTCGTTGTTCTCCCTGAGCTGGAGAAATTGTATCAGCAGACGGGATATCGTATTCGGCAGAATAACGAGCTTTATGGTCGGCTCCCCTTGGTGTTATTAGAAGAGCCTGTATCGTCTCAAGCATTAGAGGATACCGTCTTTCAAGGAGGACTCGTGCTGTTCTTTCCCCACACGAATGAGTTGTATTCGATGGATATCAGTAACGTTCCCAAACGCGCACCTGAAGAGTCGACGGTAGAGATATCCATTAAGGGTCCGAAGGACGGTTTTACGGAAGATTACGTTACAAATGTCGCGCTGATTCGCAAACGTATCCGAAGCAATTCTCTTTGCTGTGAAGAGTCAATTATGGGAAGGCGCACAAGAACCAAAGTGGGCTTAATGTATTTCGATGATATGATCTCTCCAAAAGTCCTTGAAGAGGTGCGTAAACGTCTTTCGAAGATCGATATTGACGGGCTTTATACCATCAATCAGCTGGAAGAATTATTATCCGATTCAAAGTATTCGCTCTTTCCGCTTCTTGATTTTACGGGCCGTCCGGATTACGTCATCACCTGTTTGTTAAGCGGCCGGTTCGTTATCGTTATTGATGGCAACCCGATGGTCTTGATCGGCCCGGGTTCGCTTGCACTACTGATGAAATCCCCCGAGGATGTTCACTTCAATTATATTTATGTCTCCTTTGTGAGACTCATCCGCGGCTTAAGCCTGATATTGTCGATTCTATTACCTTCTTTCTGGGTGGCCTTGGCGGCATTTCATCAGGATCAGATTCCTTTTCGGCTTATGGCGACGATATCCACTGCCAGGCTAGGTCTCCCTCTATCCGGCCAGATGGAATTATTCTTGCTGCTGCTTCTCCTGGAAATATTCCGGGAAGCAGGTGTCAGGCTTCCGAGTTCCATCGGTCAAACCTTGACGGTTATCGGAGGTTTAATTATAGGTGATGCAGCCATACGTGCAGGCTTGGTCTCCCCCTCCTCCGTCGTTGTAGGAGCCATTACTGCAGTTATGGGAGCCACCTTAGTGAATCAAACTTTAAGCGCCGTAGTGAGCGTCATCCGGTTCGGGCTGTTTTTTGTATCCTCCATTCTCGGTATGTATGGCATGATCCTCGGATTGATTCTTCTTTTGGCATACATGGCAAGACTTCGGACTTTTGGAATCCCTTATCTGGCACCAATATCTCCGATAATGCCAAAGGATGTCCTTAAATCCATTTTGCGTGCTCCCTGGAAGCTGATGCGTAATAAACCAACTTTTCTGGATACGGTTGATTCCGATCATCAAGGAGAGAATCCAACATGA
- a CDS encoding Ger(x)C family spore germination protein, which yields MRKIGQICICLVLLMLVPGCWNSKDIQNMAYVTTLGIDYEDGKFKSYAQILNFTNVAKTENAEVGKPVPIWVGTGEGRTVTESLTTMYSTSQLRVFWGHMKSVVLTESTMKHGMMEIYEMLNRYREIRYNILMYGTKEPLKDVLTQKSILNLSPLETVMDSPQQIYSQRSFILPVYGFKIIAQMNEPSGLAMIPSLEIESKSWFEDTEHRPMFQINGAYFFQNKEYRGHLTEDELKGTRWIQRQLERSPINIPDQGRPIASLILVKPHLYIKPVMEKNKVRYKIRVSINAYIDELIKDTPQKTMEKMASIAVENEIKRSYKSGLQKKADVFLLDEKFYRKYPKKWHELHRSRPFILEKDSIKSIDVRVKIDSSGKYKQRVQ from the coding sequence ATGAGAAAAATAGGACAAATTTGTATTTGCCTGGTTTTACTGATGCTGGTCCCTGGCTGCTGGAACTCCAAAGATATACAGAATATGGCTTATGTAACTACTCTCGGCATTGATTATGAAGACGGTAAATTCAAGAGCTATGCTCAGATATTAAATTTTACCAACGTAGCCAAAACGGAAAATGCAGAAGTTGGAAAACCGGTACCCATATGGGTCGGAACAGGAGAAGGGCGAACCGTAACAGAATCACTGACTACCATGTATTCAACCTCCCAGCTAAGAGTATTTTGGGGGCATATGAAGTCTGTGGTTTTAACGGAGAGTACCATGAAGCATGGCATGATGGAAATTTATGAAATGCTGAACCGCTACCGTGAAATTCGCTACAATATATTAATGTACGGAACGAAAGAGCCTTTGAAAGATGTATTAACCCAAAAATCAATCCTGAACCTTTCCCCATTGGAAACCGTCATGGATTCACCGCAGCAAATTTATTCGCAAAGATCCTTTATTCTGCCGGTATATGGATTCAAGATCATTGCACAGATGAACGAGCCCAGCGGACTTGCCATGATTCCTTCGCTGGAGATTGAGAGCAAAAGCTGGTTTGAGGATACAGAGCATCGTCCCATGTTCCAGATCAATGGTGCTTATTTTTTTCAAAACAAGGAATACCGCGGACATTTGACTGAAGATGAACTCAAGGGCACGCGCTGGATTCAACGCCAGTTGGAGCGATCCCCCATCAATATTCCGGATCAGGGGCGACCTATAGCCTCGCTAATTCTGGTAAAGCCGCATTTGTATATCAAGCCTGTCATGGAAAAGAACAAGGTCCGATATAAGATCCGCGTGTCCATCAATGCATACATCGATGAGCTGATCAAAGACACTCCGCAAAAAACCATGGAGAAGATGGCGAGCATAGCTGTCGAAAACGAAATTAAGAGAAGCTATAAAAGTGGTCTGCAAAAAAAGGCCGACGTATTTTTGCTGGACGAAAAGTTCTACCGTAAATATCCGAAGAAATGGCATGAGCTTCATCGTTCGAGACCGTTTATCCTCGAAAAAGACTCCATTAAATCGATTGATGTGAGAGTGAAGATTGACAGCTCGGGGAAATACAAACAGAGAGTGCAATAG
- the map gene encoding type I methionyl aminopeptidase: protein MITIKSRSQIDHMKEAGAILAACHREIKKLIVPGITTIEIDRFAEQFIRKNGATPEQKGYNGFPFATCTSVNDVICHGFPGKTALKDGDIVTVDMVVNLNGWLADSAWSYTVGNVSEQAQHLLDVTKESLYKGIEMAVIGNRIGDISHAIQVYAESEGFSVVREFIGHGIGKDMHEEPQVPHYGPPNVGPRLKEGMVITIEPMLNTGTYRSKMDSDGWTARTMDGGLSAQYEHTLAITANGPEILTAQ, encoded by the coding sequence ATGATTACAATTAAGTCAAGATCACAGATTGATCACATGAAAGAAGCGGGGGCTATTCTTGCAGCATGCCATCGCGAAATTAAAAAGCTGATTGTTCCTGGAATTACAACTATAGAAATCGATCGTTTCGCTGAACAGTTCATTCGTAAAAACGGAGCCACACCAGAACAAAAGGGATATAACGGATTTCCTTTTGCCACTTGTACATCGGTGAACGATGTTATTTGTCATGGCTTCCCAGGGAAAACAGCTCTCAAGGACGGGGACATTGTTACCGTGGATATGGTTGTTAACCTGAACGGTTGGCTGGCTGACTCTGCGTGGTCTTATACCGTCGGGAATGTTTCCGAGCAAGCTCAACATCTTCTGGATGTCACGAAAGAGTCATTGTATAAAGGGATTGAGATGGCTGTGATCGGTAACCGGATTGGAGATATTTCTCATGCGATTCAGGTATATGCCGAATCTGAAGGCTTCTCGGTTGTACGTGAATTTATTGGGCACGGAATCGGCAAGGATATGCATGAAGAGCCGCAGGTTCCGCACTATGGACCGCCGAATGTTGGACCACGCCTGAAGGAAGGCATGGTCATTACGATAGAGCCTATGCTGAATACAGGAACTTACCGTAGTAAAATGGACAGTGACGGATGGACTGCCAGAACGATGGACGGCGGACTTTCTGCACAATACGAGCATACGCTTGCGATTACGGCGAATGGTCCCGAGATTTTGACAGCACAGTAA